In the genome of Triticum urartu cultivar G1812 chromosome 5, Tu2.1, whole genome shotgun sequence, one region contains:
- the LOC125508305 gene encoding MTOR-associated protein MEAK7 gives MGNSQASPSSASSASFVMASRAFSKQALDDLRAHFSSLAAQSGTQGRAISRPVFLDYFGVRGALGDRLFQLVAKESSVEDGVTFEGLIVSKATYERGTKDEADEFIFQLCDVMGDSILTRSDLAAVLASIHETIFADNKEAREGSNKSTFEAFLNSAVFSKDAGGVSEKSMSLSDFRNWCIVMPSLRKFLGSLLMPPDSGRAGFQVPLLHYPENMSSELLLLNKEYAWHIGGGFSQHDVQEWKLLYHSSLHGQSFNTFLGNVTNGDAQTVLVIKDTEGSIYGAYASQPWERHSDFYGDMKTFLFKLYPEASIFRPTGANKSLQWCAVNFTSENIPNGIGFGGKPHHFGLFLSAGFDQGHSFTSSTFTNPPLSNTSRFRPEVIECWGIQVKGSNDEKPELVKGTVLERFKEDRNMLKLIGMASASD, from the exons ATGGGTAACTCACAGGCGTCTCCCTCGTCCGCCTCCTCTGCCAGCTTCGTCATGGCCTCCAG GGCCTTCTCGAAGCAGGCGCTGGACGACCTGCGCGCGCACTTCTCCTCGCTCGCCGCGCAGTCGGGGACCCAGGGGCGCGCCATATCCCGCCCCGTTTTCCTT GATTATTTCGGGGTACGTGGGGCGCTCGGCGATAGGCTATTCCAGTTGGTGGCGAAGGAGAGCAGCGTGGAAGATGGAGTCACCTTTGAGGGTTTGATCGTCTCCAAA GCAACATATGAAAGGGGAACtaaagatgaagccgatgagttcaTTTTTCAACTGTGCGATGTGATGGGAGATAGTATCTTAACAAG GTCTGATCTGGCAGCTGTATTGGCGTCCATTCATGAAACCATATTTGCAGATAATAAGGAAGCCAGGGAAGGTTCAAACAAGAGTACATTTGAAGCATTTCTCAACTCTGCGGTATTTTCGAAAGATGCTGGAGGGGTCTCTGAGAAATCTATGTCATTATCAGACTTTAGAAACTGGTGTATTGTCATGCCATCACTGAGGAAATTCCTTGGAAGTTTGTTGATGCCCCCTGACTCAG GCAGAGCCGGCTTCCAGGTACCTCTACTTCATTATCCAGAAAACATGTCCTCCGAGTTGCTACTCTTAAATAAAGAGTATGCTTGGCATATAGGAGGTGGCTTCTCTCAACATGATGTGCAAGAGTGGAAGCTTCTATACCACAGTTCTCTTCATGGACAAAGCTTCAACACTTTCTTAGGCAATGTAAC GAATGGAGACGCACAGACTGTTTTGGTTATTAAAGATACAGAAGGTTCCATTTATGGTGCATATGCATCACAACCATGGGAAAGGCACAGTGATTTTTATGGTGACATGAAGACATTCCTTTTCAAGTTATATCCCGAAGCGTCCATATTTCGCCCTACAGGAGCAAACAAAAGTTTGCAATGG TGTGCTGTGAACTTCACCTCTGAGAACATTCCAAATGGTATCGGCTTTGGAGGGAAGCCACATCACTTTGGCCTTTTCCTCTCTGCGGGCTTCGATCAAGGGCACTCATTTACCTCCAGCACATTCACCAATCCTCCCCTTTCCAACACGAGCAGGTTCAGACCAGAAGTTATTGAATGTTGGGGGATACAAGTGAAGGGATCGAATGACGAAAAGCCGGAGCTTGTAAAGGGGACGGTCCTTGAGAGATTCAAGGAGGATCGGAACATGCTGAAGCTGATTGGTATGGCGAGTGCGAGTGACTGA